A window from Nitrosopumilus sp. encodes these proteins:
- a CDS encoding YncE family protein: MTLTKKTKSMYFTAAILSVLTVALFTISPINSAEAGGEDRIEFDVTDNPGHWFDTGNDIAGTRSLAVSTPDVEVKFRGDSNTVHTYTSLLYPTGAANMPFETKAQKGSEEVDLETPGLYVFTCQIHPYMFGAVIIDDPSTAGLDLGEEITTINGITVPTSSDLATRLLRTFFIATNPDNWQDYTSSAPWHVTYPDVDVRITGGAVVNLPEVLDARYGNDIFLEGLFNPSTPGVGEVWVDTQFELTSGKEKPGTATVINAQTWEPERKVSLPQIEMNNPHNMWTDRDQNLIYQTQWFDSKLTVFDRVTGNLVKNISVGESPAHVMTRVDTDQIHVTLNGEEDSRSVVELKPLAKGIEREIDIGRGHPHAHWMSHDGKTMVTPNVLDSDSTIYDFDSDSVTAIADVGSHPIATGMMPDSSKYYVANLLDSTMTVIETSSGDVLGTVNLIANYDPISGTITGPVGALPIQTPVSPDGNYMVTANTLTGTITILDTDTDQLVAMLPCDPGCHGVQFGAKQDGGYYAYVSSKFSNELLVVDADPDNDGDASDALIAGRISLVSLPTTAIDDTIVGSNGMGGQGVLAIPIPYNGWVQNLPDVWKDQLTLEQQNPIQ, from the coding sequence ATGACTTTAACAAAGAAAACAAAATCAATGTACTTTACTGCCGCAATACTATCTGTACTGACTGTTGCACTATTCACAATTAGTCCAATCAACAGTGCAGAAGCAGGCGGAGAGGATCGCATAGAGTTTGACGTTACTGATAATCCAGGACACTGGTTTGATACGGGTAATGATATTGCAGGAACTCGATCCCTTGCAGTATCGACTCCTGACGTAGAGGTGAAATTTAGAGGAGATTCAAACACTGTTCACACATACACCAGTTTGCTATATCCTACAGGTGCAGCAAACATGCCTTTTGAGACAAAAGCACAAAAGGGAAGTGAAGAGGTTGATTTGGAGACTCCTGGCCTTTACGTATTTACTTGCCAGATTCACCCATACATGTTCGGAGCTGTAATAATTGATGACCCCTCAACTGCAGGACTTGATCTTGGAGAAGAGATAACCACAATTAATGGAATTACGGTTCCTACAAGCAGTGATCTTGCAACAAGACTATTGAGAACATTCTTCATTGCAACTAATCCTGACAACTGGCAAGACTATACATCATCTGCACCATGGCATGTAACATACCCAGATGTGGATGTTCGAATAACTGGTGGAGCCGTGGTAAATCTGCCTGAAGTTTTGGATGCAAGATATGGAAATGACATTTTCCTAGAAGGATTGTTTAATCCATCAACTCCCGGAGTAGGCGAAGTATGGGTTGACACTCAATTTGAGCTAACATCAGGAAAAGAGAAACCAGGTACTGCTACTGTAATTAATGCTCAGACATGGGAGCCAGAAAGAAAGGTATCCCTACCACAGATTGAAATGAACAACCCTCACAACATGTGGACTGATAGAGACCAGAATCTCATATACCAAACACAATGGTTTGATTCAAAACTAACAGTGTTTGACAGAGTTACTGGAAATCTTGTCAAAAACATCAGCGTTGGTGAGTCTCCCGCACATGTCATGACTAGAGTTGATACTGACCAGATTCACGTCACGCTAAACGGAGAGGAGGACAGCAGATCTGTAGTTGAGCTAAAACCTTTGGCAAAAGGAATTGAAAGAGAGATTGACATTGGACGAGGACATCCACATGCTCACTGGATGAGCCATGATGGAAAGACAATGGTAACACCAAATGTTCTTGATTCTGATTCAACAATTTATGACTTTGATTCAGACTCTGTTACTGCAATAGCTGATGTAGGTTCTCATCCTATTGCAACAGGTATGATGCCTGATTCAAGCAAGTACTATGTTGCAAATTTGCTTGACAGTACAATGACTGTGATTGAAACCTCATCTGGAGATGTACTTGGTACAGTTAACCTGATTGCAAACTATGACCCAATCAGCGGTACAATAACAGGTCCAGTAGGTGCATTGCCTATACAGACTCCAGTAAGTCCTGATGGAAACTATATGGTCACTGCAAATACTTTGACAGGAACTATCACCATACTTGATACTGATACAGATCAATTGGTAGCTATGCTTCCATGTGATCCTGGATGTCACGGGGTTCAATTTGGAGCAAAACAAGATGGGGGATACTATGCATATGTCTCAAGCAAGTTCTCAAATGAATTACTTGTAGTAGATGCAGATCCTGACAACGATGGTGATGCATCAGATGCATTGATTGCAGGTCGTATATCCTTGGTTTCATTGCCCACTACTGCAATCGATGATACAATCGTTGGAAGTAATGGAATGGGAGGACAAGGAGTATTAGCGATTCCAATACCATACAATGGTTGGGTTCAGAACCTACCAGATGTGTGGAAGGATCAGTTGACTTTAGAGCAACAAAATCCAATCCAATAA
- a CDS encoding CbtB-domain containing protein — protein sequence MSSLPRQIAKTDRHIPVFAIAVLALIFAFGLFIVGFDQGHIFSIAFGEQAFEDLYIHELTHDMRHAAGFPCH from the coding sequence ATGTCATCTTTACCAAGGCAGATTGCAAAGACAGACCGACATATTCCTGTTTTTGCAATTGCTGTCTTGGCTTTGATTTTTGCATTTGGTTTGTTTATTGTCGGTTTTGATCAAGGACACATCTTTAGTATTGCATTTGGTGAGCAGGCATTTGAGGATCTTTACATTCACGAGCTAACACACGACATGAGACATGCTGCAGGATTTCCCTGTCATTAA